One Scleropages formosus chromosome 8, fSclFor1.1, whole genome shotgun sequence DNA window includes the following coding sequences:
- the ddx5 gene encoding putative ATP-dependent RNA helicase DDX5 isoform X1 translates to MPGFSDRDRGRDRGYGSGPPRFGGSRGSSGSSGKYGNPGERLRKKHWNLDELPKFEKNFYQEHPDVTRRPAQEVDQYRRSKEITVKGRDCPNPVLKFHEASFPTYVMDVITKQNFSEPTPIQAQGWPLALSGKDMVGIAQTGSGKTLSYLLPAIVHINHQPFLERGDGPICLVLAPTRELAQQVQQVAAEYGKASRLKSTCIYGGAPKGPQIRDLERGVEICIATPGRLIDFLEAGKTNLRRCTYLVLDEADRMLDMGFEPQIRKIVDQIRPDRQTLMWSATWPKEVRQLAEDFLKDYVQINVGALQLSANHNILQIVDVCNDGEKDDKLLRLLEEIMSEKENKTIIFVETKRRCDDLTRRMRRDGWPAMGIHGDKSQQERDWVLNEFKYGKAPILIATDVASRGLDVEDVKFVINYDYPNSSEDYIHRIGRTARSQKTGTAYTFFTPGNMRQASDLVSVLREANQAINPKLLQMAEDRGGRSRGGRGGGYRDDRRDRYSGGRRDFGSFRDRDNDRGYDSGPKKAFGTSTQNGGYGTSNYDNSSSSSASTTSFTSGYGNNGQSGFSATNQAVAFGGQNFQNQQYGAAQGVAAAAQNGIAHPQFPFNPQQAQQPPQPMVPYPMPPPFPQ, encoded by the exons atGCCTGGGTTTTCCGACCGAGATCGTGGGAGAGACAGAgg ATATGGCAGCGGCCCTCCTCGCTTTGGCGGAAGCCGCGGAAGCAGCGGCTCCTCCGGGAAGTACGGCAATCCTGGGGAAAGACTCCGTAAGAAGCACTGGAACCTGGACGAGCTCCCAAAGTTCGAGAAGAACTTCTACCAAGAGCACCCCGACGTTACAAGAAGACCGGCT CAAGAAGTTGATCAGTACAGGAGGAGTAAAGAAATCACAGTGAAAGGGAGAGATTGCCCAAACCCTGTACTGAAGTTCCATGAGGCCAGTTTTCCGA CGTATGTGATGGATGTGATCACCAAGCAGAATTTCTCAGAACCTACACCCATCCAAGCTCAAGGGTGGCCGCTGGCTTTGAGTGGCAAGGACATGGTGGGAATTGCCCAGACAGGTTCTGGTAAAACGCTCTCG TACCTGCTGCCTGCCATTGTTCACATCAACCACCAGCCTTTCCTGGAACGCGGTGATGGCCCCATT TGTCTGGTACTGGCACCAACTCGTGAGTTGGCTCAGCAGGTCCAGCAGGTTGCAGCCGAGTACGGAAAGGCCTCCCGGCTGAAATCTACTTGCATCTATGGTGGTGCTCCCAAAGGACCCCAAATTCGTGACCTCGAACGAG GAGTTGAGATTTGCATCGCAACTCCCGGAAGGCTCATTGACTTCCTCGAAGCTGGAAAGACTAATCTTCGACGATGCACTTACCTGGTCCTGGATGAGGCTGACCGGATGCTGGACATGGGCTTTGAGCCACAGATACGAAAAATTGTGGACCAAATCCGA CCTGACAGGCAGACGCTGATGTGGAGTGCCACCTGGCCAAAGGAGGTGCGTCAGCTGGCTGAGGACTTCCTGAAGGACTATGTACAGATCAACGTGGGTGCCCTGCAGCTGAGTGCCAACCACAATATCTTGCAGATTGTGGATGTATGCAATGATGGAGAGAAGGATGACAA GCTTCTTCGCCTGCTGGAAGAAATCATGAGTGAGAAGGAGAACAAGACCATAATCTTTGTGGAGACGAAGCGCCGCTGTGATGACCTCACAAGGCGAATGAGAAGAGATGG atGGCCAGCAATGGGGATTCATGGTGATAAGAGTCAACAGGAAAGGGACTGGGTTCTTAATG AGTTCAAATATGGGAAGGCCCCCATCCTTATTGCCACAGATGTTGCCTCCAGGGGTCTAG ATGTGGAAGATGTCAAGTTTGTCATCAACTATGACTACCCTAACTCCTCGGAGGACTACATCCATCGCATCGGGAGGACGGCCCGCAGCCAGAAAACCGGGACAGCCTACACCTTCTTCACCCCTGGCAACATGAGGCAGGCCAGCGACCTAGTCTCTGTGCTCCGTGAGGCCAACCAGGCCATCAACCCCAAGCTCCTCCAGATGGCAGAAGACAGAGGAG GTCGTTCAAGGGGGGGAAGAGGTGGCGGTTATAGAGACGATCGTCGCGACAGATACTCTGGAGGCAGAAGAGATTTCGGCAGCTTCAGGGACAGAGACAACGACAGGGGATATGACAGCGGACCAAAGAAGGCCTTTGGCACAAGCACCCAGAACGGAGGTTACGGGACCAGCAACtatgacaacagcagcagcagttcagCCTCTACCACCAGCTTTACCAGTGGCTACGGCAACAATGGACAATCTGGCTTCAGTGCCACAAACCAGGCCGTTGCGTTTGGGGGTCAAAACTTCCAGAACCAGCAGTATGGTGCAGCCCAGGGGGTGGCAGCAGCTGCCCAGAATGGCATAGCTCACCCGCAGTTTCCTTTTAATCCTCAGCAGGCACAGCAGCCACCCCAGCCCATGGTACCCTACCCCATGCCTCCACCCTTCCCTCAGTAA
- the ddx5 gene encoding putative ATP-dependent RNA helicase DDX5 isoform X3, with amino-acid sequence MPGFSDRDRGRDRGYGSGPPRFGGSRGSSGSSGKYGNPGERLRKKHWNLDELPKFEKNFYQEHPDVTRRPAQEVDQYRRSKEITVKGRDCPNPVLKFHEASFPTYVMDVITKQNFSEPTPIQAQGWPLALSGKDMVGIAQTGSGKTLSYLLPAIVHINHQPFLERGDGPICLVLAPTRELAQQVQQVAAEYGKASRLKSTCIYGGAPKGPQIRDLERGVEICIATPGRLIDFLEAGKTNLRRCTYLVLDEADRMLDMGFEPQIRKIVDQIRPDRQTLMWSATWPKEVRQLAEDFLKDYVQINVGALQLSANHNILQIVDVCNDGEKDDKLLRLLEEIMSEKENKTIIFVETKRRCDDLTRRMRRDGWPAMGIHGDKSQQERDWVLNEFKYGKAPILIATDVASRGLDVEDVKFVINYDYPNSSEDYIHRIGRTARSQKTGTAYTFFTPGNMRQASDLVSVLREANQAINPKLLQMAEDRGGKFNWSFKGGKRWRL; translated from the exons atGCCTGGGTTTTCCGACCGAGATCGTGGGAGAGACAGAgg ATATGGCAGCGGCCCTCCTCGCTTTGGCGGAAGCCGCGGAAGCAGCGGCTCCTCCGGGAAGTACGGCAATCCTGGGGAAAGACTCCGTAAGAAGCACTGGAACCTGGACGAGCTCCCAAAGTTCGAGAAGAACTTCTACCAAGAGCACCCCGACGTTACAAGAAGACCGGCT CAAGAAGTTGATCAGTACAGGAGGAGTAAAGAAATCACAGTGAAAGGGAGAGATTGCCCAAACCCTGTACTGAAGTTCCATGAGGCCAGTTTTCCGA CGTATGTGATGGATGTGATCACCAAGCAGAATTTCTCAGAACCTACACCCATCCAAGCTCAAGGGTGGCCGCTGGCTTTGAGTGGCAAGGACATGGTGGGAATTGCCCAGACAGGTTCTGGTAAAACGCTCTCG TACCTGCTGCCTGCCATTGTTCACATCAACCACCAGCCTTTCCTGGAACGCGGTGATGGCCCCATT TGTCTGGTACTGGCACCAACTCGTGAGTTGGCTCAGCAGGTCCAGCAGGTTGCAGCCGAGTACGGAAAGGCCTCCCGGCTGAAATCTACTTGCATCTATGGTGGTGCTCCCAAAGGACCCCAAATTCGTGACCTCGAACGAG GAGTTGAGATTTGCATCGCAACTCCCGGAAGGCTCATTGACTTCCTCGAAGCTGGAAAGACTAATCTTCGACGATGCACTTACCTGGTCCTGGATGAGGCTGACCGGATGCTGGACATGGGCTTTGAGCCACAGATACGAAAAATTGTGGACCAAATCCGA CCTGACAGGCAGACGCTGATGTGGAGTGCCACCTGGCCAAAGGAGGTGCGTCAGCTGGCTGAGGACTTCCTGAAGGACTATGTACAGATCAACGTGGGTGCCCTGCAGCTGAGTGCCAACCACAATATCTTGCAGATTGTGGATGTATGCAATGATGGAGAGAAGGATGACAA GCTTCTTCGCCTGCTGGAAGAAATCATGAGTGAGAAGGAGAACAAGACCATAATCTTTGTGGAGACGAAGCGCCGCTGTGATGACCTCACAAGGCGAATGAGAAGAGATGG atGGCCAGCAATGGGGATTCATGGTGATAAGAGTCAACAGGAAAGGGACTGGGTTCTTAATG AGTTCAAATATGGGAAGGCCCCCATCCTTATTGCCACAGATGTTGCCTCCAGGGGTCTAG ATGTGGAAGATGTCAAGTTTGTCATCAACTATGACTACCCTAACTCCTCGGAGGACTACATCCATCGCATCGGGAGGACGGCCCGCAGCCAGAAAACCGGGACAGCCTACACCTTCTTCACCCCTGGCAACATGAGGCAGGCCAGCGACCTAGTCTCTGTGCTCCGTGAGGCCAACCAGGCCATCAACCCCAAGCTCCTCCAGATGGCAGAAGACAGAGGAGGTAAATTTAATTG GTCGTTCAAGGGGGGGAAGAGGTGGCGGTTATAG
- the ddx5 gene encoding putative ATP-dependent RNA helicase DDX5 isoform X2 produces the protein MPGFSDRDRGRDRGYGSGPPRFGGSRGSSGSSGKYGNPGERLRKKHWNLDELPKFEKNFYQEHPDVTRRPAQEVDQYRRSKEITVKGRDCPNPVLKFHEASFPTYVMDVITKQNFSEPTPIQAQGWPLALSGKDMVGIAQTGSGKTLSYLLPAIVHINHQPFLERGDGPICLVLAPTRELAQQVQQVAAEYGKASRLKSTCIYGGAPKGPQIRDLERGVEICIATPGRLIDFLEAGKTNLRRCTYLVLDEADRMLDMGFEPQIRKIVDQIRPDRQTLMWSATWPKEVRQLAEDFLKDYVQINVGALQLSANHNILQIVDVCNDGEKDDKLLRLLEEIMSEKENKTIIFVETKRRCDDLTRRMRRDGWPAMGIHGDKSQQERDWVLNDVEDVKFVINYDYPNSSEDYIHRIGRTARSQKTGTAYTFFTPGNMRQASDLVSVLREANQAINPKLLQMAEDRGGRSRGGRGGGYRDDRRDRYSGGRRDFGSFRDRDNDRGYDSGPKKAFGTSTQNGGYGTSNYDNSSSSSASTTSFTSGYGNNGQSGFSATNQAVAFGGQNFQNQQYGAAQGVAAAAQNGIAHPQFPFNPQQAQQPPQPMVPYPMPPPFPQ, from the exons atGCCTGGGTTTTCCGACCGAGATCGTGGGAGAGACAGAgg ATATGGCAGCGGCCCTCCTCGCTTTGGCGGAAGCCGCGGAAGCAGCGGCTCCTCCGGGAAGTACGGCAATCCTGGGGAAAGACTCCGTAAGAAGCACTGGAACCTGGACGAGCTCCCAAAGTTCGAGAAGAACTTCTACCAAGAGCACCCCGACGTTACAAGAAGACCGGCT CAAGAAGTTGATCAGTACAGGAGGAGTAAAGAAATCACAGTGAAAGGGAGAGATTGCCCAAACCCTGTACTGAAGTTCCATGAGGCCAGTTTTCCGA CGTATGTGATGGATGTGATCACCAAGCAGAATTTCTCAGAACCTACACCCATCCAAGCTCAAGGGTGGCCGCTGGCTTTGAGTGGCAAGGACATGGTGGGAATTGCCCAGACAGGTTCTGGTAAAACGCTCTCG TACCTGCTGCCTGCCATTGTTCACATCAACCACCAGCCTTTCCTGGAACGCGGTGATGGCCCCATT TGTCTGGTACTGGCACCAACTCGTGAGTTGGCTCAGCAGGTCCAGCAGGTTGCAGCCGAGTACGGAAAGGCCTCCCGGCTGAAATCTACTTGCATCTATGGTGGTGCTCCCAAAGGACCCCAAATTCGTGACCTCGAACGAG GAGTTGAGATTTGCATCGCAACTCCCGGAAGGCTCATTGACTTCCTCGAAGCTGGAAAGACTAATCTTCGACGATGCACTTACCTGGTCCTGGATGAGGCTGACCGGATGCTGGACATGGGCTTTGAGCCACAGATACGAAAAATTGTGGACCAAATCCGA CCTGACAGGCAGACGCTGATGTGGAGTGCCACCTGGCCAAAGGAGGTGCGTCAGCTGGCTGAGGACTTCCTGAAGGACTATGTACAGATCAACGTGGGTGCCCTGCAGCTGAGTGCCAACCACAATATCTTGCAGATTGTGGATGTATGCAATGATGGAGAGAAGGATGACAA GCTTCTTCGCCTGCTGGAAGAAATCATGAGTGAGAAGGAGAACAAGACCATAATCTTTGTGGAGACGAAGCGCCGCTGTGATGACCTCACAAGGCGAATGAGAAGAGATGG atGGCCAGCAATGGGGATTCATGGTGATAAGAGTCAACAGGAAAGGGACTGGGTTCTTAATG ATGTGGAAGATGTCAAGTTTGTCATCAACTATGACTACCCTAACTCCTCGGAGGACTACATCCATCGCATCGGGAGGACGGCCCGCAGCCAGAAAACCGGGACAGCCTACACCTTCTTCACCCCTGGCAACATGAGGCAGGCCAGCGACCTAGTCTCTGTGCTCCGTGAGGCCAACCAGGCCATCAACCCCAAGCTCCTCCAGATGGCAGAAGACAGAGGAG GTCGTTCAAGGGGGGGAAGAGGTGGCGGTTATAGAGACGATCGTCGCGACAGATACTCTGGAGGCAGAAGAGATTTCGGCAGCTTCAGGGACAGAGACAACGACAGGGGATATGACAGCGGACCAAAGAAGGCCTTTGGCACAAGCACCCAGAACGGAGGTTACGGGACCAGCAACtatgacaacagcagcagcagttcagCCTCTACCACCAGCTTTACCAGTGGCTACGGCAACAATGGACAATCTGGCTTCAGTGCCACAAACCAGGCCGTTGCGTTTGGGGGTCAAAACTTCCAGAACCAGCAGTATGGTGCAGCCCAGGGGGTGGCAGCAGCTGCCCAGAATGGCATAGCTCACCCGCAGTTTCCTTTTAATCCTCAGCAGGCACAGCAGCCACCCCAGCCCATGGTACCCTACCCCATGCCTCCACCCTTCCCTCAGTAA